GAAAATCTTATTCTTAGTCAAGAAAACAAAGAAATTCAGGAAGACTGGGAAGCTCTGAAACTCTTGATTCTCAGTGTTGAAAGCGATGGCTTGGAACAAGCCTATGAAGAAGGAAAGATTGGAGATCGTGCTTATCGTGTCTACCAACGCTACTTGAAAAACATGGAAAAAAATATTAAGCGAAACTTTGCTTCTCGACTAACCTACTACTTCCTTGTCTCCATACGCATTCTTCGTTTTCTACTTCATGAATTGCTCACATTTGGGAAAACATTCCGTTCGTGGAAAGACAAGGAAAAACAGAGACTTCTTGCCATTGATTATGACCAGATTGCAGAACTCTACCTAGCCAACACTGAAATTATTATCGAGAGTTTGGAAAACCTTAAAGGGATTTATAAGAGTTCTCTGATCAGCTTTATGCAGGAATCTCGTCTTCGCGAAACCAGTCATATTACTAGTGGAGCCTTTGTGGAACGGGTTATCAATCGTATCAAACCCAATAACATTGATGAAATGCTCAGAGGTTACTACCTAGAGCGTAAGTGTATCTTTGAATACGAAGCTCAAAAACTCATCTCAGCTCAATATGCTAAAAAGCTACGCCAAAATGTCAATAATTTAGAAACTTATTCCTTAAAAGAATCTGCTAATACCTTACCTTATGATATGATGGAATTAGTCCGAAGAAATTAAAGTCTAAAGAAAACAAGAGAAAAACTGGAGGATTGTAAAATGAAAAAGTTGTGGAAACAGCTGACTGATAGACCCTTATTAAAAGCTTTTTTGCACTACTATCAAGCCTCCGATAGTGAGTTAACTAGCGTTGCTGTTGCCTACTATTGGTTGATTTCAATCTTCCCTTTACTCATGATTGTAGTCAACATTTTACCCTACTTTCAAATTCCCATCTCCAACTTTCTATTAACCATCAAGGAATTTTTACCGGATACAATCTATGAAGTTGTTGCAAAGATTGCCAGAGAAGTTCTTACCCAACCATCGACAGGTTTACTAAGTTTTGCGATCTTATCAGCTCTTTGGACTTTCTCCAAATCCATGAATTTTCTCCAGAAGGCCTTTAATAAAGCCTATGGAATTGCAAAAAATAGAGGAATTATCTCACACCAACTGATGAGCCTCTTGGTTAGCTTTGGTCTTCAAATTCTCTTTGCACTTGCCTTATTCCTAAGTATGTTTGGCCATATGTTATTGGATTTGCTTAAAAACTACTGGAAATCTGAAAGCACTCTGTTTTCTTATCTACAAGATTTTACAGGTCCGCTGATTTATGCCTTTCTTTTTGCAATCGTAATCATGCTCTATTATTTCCTACCAAATGTTAAAGTAAGTAAGATTCGCTACGTCATACCTGGAAGTCTCTTTGTACTAGTTACCACTATTGCATTATTAAACATCTTTGCAGCTTATTTCAACAATTATGTCAATTATCTCGTTGACGTCAGATTTTTCAGTTCAATCGTCGTCGTTGTCATGATGTTCTGGTTCATTATCATTGCCAAGATATTAATTATCGGTGCAGTCATCAATGCTAGTGTTCAAAGTTTGAAGGATCCAGACTTTAAAGCAAATCAATAATTTTTTATCGATGAAATAAATCAATCCCCCAGTCATTTGATACTGGGGGATTTTTGAATTTCCTAGTTTATTGTCCACTCGTTAGGGCTTGCAATTCTGTTTTTAGATACTGAGCCAAATGTTGGTGAGCAAAAATATTGGCATTTTTTTCTGCGGTAGGATTGTAGTTGGTGTTGGTATTTACATCATAGACATAAATGTCTCCACTCTCTGATTGAACC
The window above is part of the Streptococcus sp. Marseille-Q6470 genome. Proteins encoded here:
- a CDS encoding YihY/virulence factor BrkB family protein, with product MKKLWKQLTDRPLLKAFLHYYQASDSELTSVAVAYYWLISIFPLLMIVVNILPYFQIPISNFLLTIKEFLPDTIYEVVAKIAREVLTQPSTGLLSFAILSALWTFSKSMNFLQKAFNKAYGIAKNRGIISHQLMSLLVSFGLQILFALALFLSMFGHMLLDLLKNYWKSESTLFSYLQDFTGPLIYAFLFAIVIMLYYFLPNVKVSKIRYVIPGSLFVLVTTIALLNIFAAYFNNYVNYLVDVRFFSSIVVVVMMFWFIIIAKILIIGAVINASVQSLKDPDFKANQ